ATATGGCAAGTGCGGCATCACAGGAAGCGACACATCACGCCCCAATTGCAGTACGCGATTCGAGGTCTGGAAAAAAGGCGTCAGCATTCCCGTCAAAACGCTGTAGTAACCGGTCGTTGATCGACGCAACGTTTCATAGGCGGTAAACGCATCTTGGTAGTCTGCATGAATCGACATTTGTTCGGCCAGTACCGCCGCATCGACTAACGCCAAATTCAATCCCTGCCCCAAGTGCGGACTCGTCGCATGGGCCGCGTCGCCGATGAACGCCACCCGCCCCTGCGTGACTCGGCGCATCCGACTGTTTCGATAGGTCGCGTAGGTCACTTCATCAAGCGACTGGATGTCCGCAACCGCTTCTTCCGCCAACGGACAGAACTCAATCACTTGACGTTTCCAAGCGTCTAACCCAGCGGTTCGCACGTGTGGCTCTTCCGTCTTCTTTAAACCCCAAAAGAAGCTGCATCGTCCGTCGCCCACGGGCAACATTCCCATCAGTCGCCCGCATCGTCCGACGACCTGTAGCAAACGATCCTGCGGCCCGGTGTAGGGACCGATCGTCCACAACGCCGCGTCTGGGTACTCGCGAATCGATCGCGTTAAACCAGAATGTTCGCGTAGTCGTGACCGAGAGCCATCCGCTGCGATCAAGAGATCAAAACGACCCTTTTTGTCGCCGTCTTTTCCGATCAGTTCAACGCCGTCGTCTGTCGCCGAGTAACTGGCAATCAGTTGCCCTTCGCGCACCTGCACGCCTGCGCTCACGCATCGATCAAACAAGATGTGAAAGAGGTGACTGCGCAGGACGCCGAGTCCGAATAGTTCGTTGGAGACCTTTTCGTAGGGAAGGTGCACCAGTGTGCGGCCCGACCGATGTTGTGCTAGTAAGTTGCTGATCTTCGCCGTCTTCAACCTCACTTCATCCAGCACTCCCAGTCGTGCCAACACCGCCTGTCCGCTCGGTTGCAACAAAATGCCTGCGCCTATCGGACCGCACTTGCCGGCCTGTTCAAAAAGCGTCACCGAGTGCCCGTGGTCGGCCAACTGCCAAGCCATTGTCGTTCCTGCGATCCCGCTACCCACAACGGCAATGTTCATTTCAAGTCAGCTTTGGTTAGGCGGGGTGCGGCAATCCTCCACTGAAGACCAGCGAAGCATTCGTTCTCTGGGTGAGGTCGAAGTTCGCTATCTCGTGTCCACAGTCTAGCAATGCCCTGGGAAGAGGTTCTAACCTTAAACCAGCCGATCGCGACTACCTAATCCACCTCGACGTAGTGGAAAGCCTACGTCGAATCGCTAACGACATTTGCGGATTACAGGAACCGTTACGCGTGTGGCATGAATGTTAGCCAGCTTGATTGGAGGCGTTAATCTCGTATCGGGGAAAACACTTTCGTTCGTTTTTTGGGCATCTCATGCTCCTTGAGCACTTCGCGCATCCTTGCCAAAGTGTCTTCGTTTTTCTCTTTACTTGCGGCGTCTCGGAGCAAGTCCCAGTCCTGTGAGGACATCTTGTCTTGGGTGAAATAGCTCACCGCCCGATATCGAACTTCCGCAGAAGAATCCTGAAGCCCGGCACGAACAAACTTGACTCGCTCTTGCTTTGGAAGCGGTGCGCTGTCCAGGAAATAGAAAACGGATTCCCGCACGTCTTCGTCCAGGCTCGAAAGTCCGTCTCGAATTAAATCGGGATAGCGGTCATCGTCTTTGGGGACAAAAGCGAGCCAATTATGGAGATCATCAAATAGGAAACCGCCGCCCCGCTCTTTCTCCGTTCGTTGATACCGTTCTCTGATCTTCTCAACGAAGAGGCTAACGTCTTCTTGTTGGCCAGCCTCGTGGAGAACCCATGCTGCGCGGTGTCCCCCTTCGGACTGGAATCTCTTTCGGACCAAATCTAGAGCTCTCCCGTCGCGTACACCTTGTTCGATCAAAATCTCCATCACCTCACACGCCTCATCAAAATCGCCTGAGTCCTCGTCAGCTTTTTCCAGAAAGAGTTCCAGAAGTTGCTTCTGCAAAGCTTCAGGCATCTTCTTTGCCTTGGCACCGCGTTCGGCAGGCTCCTCATAGGGGCGTGCAGCCTGAATCATCCAAGGGATTCCGCCCTCGATCGCCTGTTGGTGTCCGAGCCCTGAATCGAAAAAGCGGGAGTCGAAGCGAACCAGCTTGCCATTGGTAAACGGAATCGCCAGCCTTTCTGTCCATCGGTATCCGTCTTCCGATTTTGGATACTCCCAGACATAAGTACCACTGACAAAGACGCGGGTAGGGCGTCCAAGTAACGCCTCGGCGGTGTCCGTCGAAGTTCCTTCGTCGAGCCAACCGACAGCGGCGCGAGGGCCATAGCGTTCTAGCACACGCTTTTGGCAACTAGCCGCTGTCCATGGTCCAGGCCGCTTCAGCTTGATGGACCTAGCGATTCGACGGTAGACGGCGGGATGAATCGGAAGGTGTGTCCATTCAAACAACATGATCCGCTCTCCCGCACCCAACACCTGCATCTTCTTCAGCACCCCATCGTTCAGAAAACTGAATCGATAAAGATTGCCGTTGCGAATGAGATAGCGGTCGTAGGCAATTGCGCCGCAGAAGCAAATTCCGTCATCCAGCCAATCTGCTTGAGTGGACAGCAAAACCAACAACGTCTCTCCCTTTGCGGTCAAACGATAGGCTTTCGAAAAAGAGGCATCGACGCTCGACACCGGGGCTCCGCCTATCGAAATCGGTCCTTTCGCTTTTACCTCTAAAGAAATCGCTTCATGGACTGGGTATTCAAACCGGATACGTTCGTCTTCAAATACTTTCCATTTCTCAAACGTTTCAGTCTTCTCGATTTCCATCAAGAAAGGCTTCCGTGACGGACCGATCGTTTTGCGGCCGGATTCGTCTTTTGGACGGTGGAATGCACCCAGATCCGCTTCTTCAATGTCGGCAGCGCAGACAACCATCGACGCCTTCCACGAAACGAATGCACAACAACACATCAAGATCGGCGTCAGCTTGGTCATCATGGCAAATTGTGATTCAGTGCGTGTTCGGGAATGGTGGGTGCTAGGTAACCATCGCACCAGTCTGGATTGTGGGACAATTGTCCTTCGGCATTTAGGGCATCTGATTATGTGGATACTCAAACGATTGGGGACAATCGTTTTACTCTGGAGGGGCGTTTTCTGCCGGATTTGGGGCGGTTTTTTGGGGTTGGACCAAACGTGTCCGGGGTGTTGCGATCCTACATGTGTCAGCCGATCGCTGAGTTACTCGAACGCTGGGTTACTCGAACGCTGGCACTTACCGATCGCAACCTTCACGGAAGAGGACACTGTTATGTCGAAGTTCTATGTTCAATGTGGTAGTCGCTGGGTCATCGTCGAAGCAGCAGACGCAAACGCCGCCGCCATGCACTTGATCGACACCGCCATGCAGCCTCAGTTGTGGATCTACGACGACGTGGGCCTGAGCGATTCGGATCGGCATGCTCATTTGGCCGTTGAGGCACTGCTGACGCTCGCACCGGAAATTTCCGTTAGCGAACGGGGCCTGGATCGAGACGACGCGGTGACGTTTGGAACGCCTGAAATCTTACTGACCTGGCACAAGACGCTGACGGGCCTGAACCGTTTGTTGCGTTCGGCGGGACTTCCGGTTCAGTCGCTGCAATCGATGGCAACGGCGTGATTGGCTTAGGCCGTCAGGCGTTCGGTGACGGCGTCGGCGGCGCGGCGGAGGCCGGCGTCTTCGTCGAACGCGGATTCGATTTTGCGGATCGCGTGCAGCACCGTTGAGTGATCACGCCCGCCAAAGGCGTCGCCGATCTGGGTCAGGCTGGAATCGGTCAATTGGCGTGACAGATACATCGCGAGCGATCGGGCGCGGACGATGTTTTGGCGACGTGTGCCGCTTCGCATTTCCGAGGACTTCACACCCAACTGACGAGCAACCCCGGTCGTAATTGACTTGATCGAGATCTCTTCCTTTTCGTTGATCTTGCCGACTGCGGACTCGATTGCCTCGGGGCAGATCGGGGATTCATTCATCCGGCACCACAGCGAAATCTGCTTCACGGCGGCCTCGAGTTCACGCACCGTGACACACGATTGCAAGCCACCATCCAAAAGTCGCCAAGAATCTGGGTCGCTTTCGGGCAGGTGGGACAGCACCAGTTCACGTAGGATCGCGGCACGCGTTTCACCTTCGGGCGGATGCAGCGTGACGGTCAGACCGGGCAGCGTGCGGCTGACCAGAGCGGGACGCAGGCCGCGAATTTCCGAGGGCAAGCGGCGGCAGGTCACGATCGTGATGCGGCCGGCCGCGTCACGGGCTTCCAGACGAGCGGCGAGTTCAGCTTGGGCGGGGGCTTTGTCGGCGATCGCGTGCAGGTCGTCGATTACCCAGACGACGGCATCGTCGAGCCGGGCACGCATTCGCGGCATGTCTTTCGAATCAATCGAAGACGCGAACTCACGGGCGAAGTCGATCGCAGGTTGATACAGCACCCGTGCCGAGAGAACTTTGCTGGTCACGCCCGCGGTTGGGGTGTCGCCCGTTGCCAGAGGTTCGGTCTCGGCGGTCAGGCTGTCCCAAACCGTGTCGATCCCAATTCGCTGGGCAAGATGCAGGGCGAGGGCGGTTTTCCCGACTCCGGATCGGCCGACCAAAAGCAGCGGTCGAGCGATTTCCAGCAGCGGTTCGACGGAGCGATCGCACACATATCCGGCCAGCCGATTTTCACGCCCGTAGTAAAACAGCGGCGTGACAGGGCGCACGACCGGGTTTTCGCGTCGCCGTCGCCGTAGCGAGGGACGTTCCAGGGCGAACGATGAGACGGATTGAGTGGTGGGGGCAACCACGGGACTGGCGTGCGGGAATGCAGAAACGGATAGGCAAAATCAGCCGATTGGTGCTGGCTTGTATAGTTATCAAGCCAAACGGCGAATTGTGGATAACTTCTAGAATAACTGCTAATGGCGTTAAACAGCTAGACAAATTTCTGCGATATCGTTTGATTGGATTTTAACGATTAGGCGGGGTTTTTGAGCCGCTAGTGCTTGGCCGCTGCTCCGAAGACGTGGCGGAAGCTGATTTGTGCCTGCTTTACTTTCCGTTAATGCGGTCGTGTTTGCCAAGGACGTGTTTGCCAAGGAACCGAGGACCGGCATCAGGAATAAATTAGAAGCGTAGCTGGATTCGCCAGAGTTCAGACAGATTAGTGTTCAGGCAGACCGACGTTCAGGCAGATCGACGTTTTCCCGAAGTCTGGCGACATCGGCTACTGCAGAACCGGGAAGTCAATTCGTGGCAATTGCTAGTAGTTTTCGGCTTCCTGGGGTGCGTCGGCGACCACTTGTTCCAGCCCGACTCCGTCGCCCCGGTCGGGCGATAGTCGGTACACCTTGTCGGCGTGCCGGATGAAATGGGTGACGTCGTGGTGGCTGATCATCAAGACCTGAAACCCCAGTTCCGTGCCCGCTCGCTGGACAATTTGAGTCAGCTTGGGGACCAGGTCGGGGTGCAGCCAGCAATCTTGCTCGTCCAAAACCAGGAAGCGGCGATGGCGGCGTTCGTCGAGCGTGGCGATCGCCAGCATTCGCAAGCCGACCGAGACCACGTTGGCGACCGAACCGCCTTGCCCCTTCATAATATCTTCGGGGTTGCCATCCCGTTCGATCAGGAACTCGACACTGGCGGCGTCGCGTTTGAAGGTGCAGTTCGTTTTGAAGACGATGGGTTGTTCGAGCACTTCTTGCAGTGCCTTGGTCATCGTGTTTTCGATCAAGGTCAGTTGACGCTTGAAGATATCGTTGCCGAGCTGTTCGAGCGCCGCGGTGACGGAGTCAGCGATCTCCAGGAAGCCATTGACGCTGGCGAGCTTGGCTTGCAGGTCGGCTTGCTGAACGGTTAGCTCGTCACGTTTACCCTCAATTCGATTGAGGCGTTTGCGTAGCGATTCGAGATCCTGGGTCGTTTCAGTCATTAGGTTCAGGAGTCGCTATCGAACAGTGTGTCGGTTTCGGCTGTCGCGGGCGTGGCTTTGCCGGACTCCACCTTTTCCAGGTCTTGGCTGATCTGGTCGAGCAAGGCTTGGTAGTCGCTGCGTTGCTTTTCGTTTTCAGCTTCCATCTCTTCGAGCTTCTTGGTCAGTTCGTCGATATCGCTGGTGCCGAACTCCGCTTCCGATTCTTCTTGAAGTTTCTTGAGCTGCTTCTCGGCTTCTTCCAGCTGAGTTTGCGCCTGAATCTTGCGTTCATTCAGCTGCTCATATTCAGACTTGAGTTGTTCAATCGAGCGGGCGGGTGTCGGTTGCGTTGCCATCAGTTCGGTTGACCTGTCAGGAAATTGGCGGACGAAAGAGAATGAAGTGAGGGTGACAATGATTCTCTGTTGCGGACCATTGTGTTGGGAGTCGCGGGATTTGTCGATCCACTGTCGGTTCGTTGCCGGCCCAATTGAGTTGCCGTGGTTGCTGGGGGTCTAGCAGCCGGTGGGATCTCGCATAGCAAAATAGCAGAGACGATCCGTCATGCGGTCCGCCAGCCAAAATCCTTGCGTTCTCAAACGCTTTTAGCCGAACGTCACAGGTCTGTGCCTACTGCAATCGAAAATCAGCAGGCGGCTAGGTGGTTGGGCTCCGGTGGCTGGGCTTTTGCGGTCGTGCTTCGGTGGCTGGACTCCAGGAGACGTAGGGCCTTCGCACGGAAGCGGCGTGGCAAACGCGTGATTTGAAGTCAGGGTGCGTCTCGTGGAAATCGTCTCAAGCGAAAGTTGCAGTTTGATGCCAGGGGGGGCGGATTTGTCGTCCCCTCTTGCAGCGGCGAATACGTGCAAACTGACGGGGAAGTCTATCAACGGCTGTGGATCTCTGGCTAGTTTAGCCGCGGGGCAACGAATTTATCCGTGGGGCAGCGAGTTTATCCGCGAGGACAACGAAGCGGAGGTTATTGGTCGGCGGAAGAATTGGTGGGTCGTGATGAATCCTGGATGTCGAATTTTTTTATGCTGCTTGGCCGCTTCAAGCGGTTGTTGGCCGTCGTGGGCCACTCCGGCGTCAGCCGCCGTGTTTTCGAACTTCTCCGAGGCACGGCACAATCGGTTCCTCGACGATGGCACAATCAATCCAAACTATGTGTTGGACCATGGTCGGATCACCGGGGTGGCGGTGGAGGGAGTCGTGCTGATTTCGCCACAACACTATTTAACTTCTAGTTTTTCCGAGGTCATCGACCCGACTTTTGTGACCGCCGATGGCACTCGGCGTACTTACACGGCTAACGTCTCGTCCAAGCTGGTTTTGAAAACCACTTTGCAAAACGATTTTGATCCGGGCGATGGCACGACTCTGCTAGCCGGCAGCGTGCATGATAGTGATCTGGTTTTGGTGACCCTCGACCATGCTATTTCGGCGGCGGATGGAATCTCACCGATGGCGTTGCTGAGTGGTGACTACTACGACATGTTGGGGCGAACCATGATCGTGCAGGGTCAGAACTCACAAGCGGGATCGGACACGATCGACTACATCCAAACGATTAAGCTGAACCCTGTCGTGGAAAACGGAGCTGACGGCGAACTGATCACCGTATTTCCAGGAGCGATTACGGAATCTTTCGTTTATCGTTGGGATGAATTGGCGGGTGGTGGTTCGAATGACGAGATCAGGTTGGAAGAGGGCGATTCTGGCATTGGTTCCCTTGTCGATCTAGGTGACAAGTACGCCGTGACAGGGGCCAACATGGGCGTCGGCACTTTCGGTTCCAGCGTCTTCAACTTCAACTCCTTCGTCACTCCGTATTTAGACCAGATCGAGGCCCAAGTGAACGCGGACGGTTTTGCCATCACTACGATGGCCGTCGCCGTTCCTGAACCCGCAACGCCGTTGGTGTTGGTGGTGCTTGTCGGACTCGCGTGGCAAACGAACCGGCGCCGAACTCGACGGCAGCTAGGTTCCCAATAAACTTAGATTGGATGTTCGCGGCCGTGTGGCACTGGGTAGTGTGCAGCTGACGATCGAAATAACTGCGGTGCGAAGTCCGCTGAGGGTTAGGTTTGGATTGGTGTGTCGATCCATTTGGCGAGTTCGGTGGCGTTGGTGTCGGTTGAGTCATCGGGGTGGATGGTGTTCAGGATAATCCGGTCGATGGTGAGACCGCTGGCTTGGGCGGCTCGTGTGGTGGCGATGATTTCGTGTTGGACGCCCAGTCGGTTGGCGGCTACCAGGATGACCTCGATGGGGTGAAGCGATTTCGCCTTTAAAATGAAGTCGATGTTTAACCAGGTGTCGCTGATCGGGCTGAAAAGGCCGCCGGCTCCCTCGATGATCAGCGTGTCGAACGCCTGGCTTGGGACCTCGTGAGGCTGGAATGCATCGTGAGGCTGGAACGCATCGAGCCCTTTCAGCAGGAGTTCTTCATCGATGCAGCACCCTTCGGCGGCGGCGGCTTCGGGCGGCGCCAGCGGGGCTGCGAATTTCTGAGGACAGACGGTTTCGAGGGTTAGCGGCTGGCCTGCGGCTTGCCACAATTGGACGGCGTCTTCGGCCACCAGTCTGCCCTCGCCATCTCGCTGGCAACCGCTGGCGACCGGCTTGTAGACGCCGACGCGTTGCCCGCTTTGTTGGCACGTTCTCGCCAGTGCTGCGGCGTAGTATGTTTTGCCGACTTCGGTTCCCGTTCCGGTTACAAATATCCAGTTCATTGCCATGACATTATCTCAGAAGACTTCCAGCGGTACTGTTTCCAGCGGATCGGTGCGATTGTCGCTCGTGCAAATGCGAGACGCGGGCTCGAAAGACAAGAGTATTGAAGCGGCGACCCAATGGATCGAGGAGGCTGCCGCCGGTGGCAGCCAAGTGATTTGTTTGCAGGAGTTGTTTGCGACCTGTTATCCGTGCCAGGCCGAAGACCACGCGATGTTCGATTTGGCCGAATCCATCCCCGGGCCAACCACCGAAGCTTTGTCACAGGTTGCCAAGCGATTGGAAGTGGTGATTGTGGCACCGATGTTTGAACGACGCGCCCCCGGCGTGTACCACAACACGGTCGCCGTCATCGATGCAGACGGTTCGATCGCCGGCGTGTACCGAAAGATGCACATTCCCGACGACCCGTTGTACTATGAAAAGTTCTACTTCACACCCGGCGACGCTGCCCGCCGCGGTGAAGGCATCGGGGAAGACAGGCCCAATGGCTTCAACGTGATCCAGACGCGGTACGCCAAACTTGGTGTTGGGATCTGTTGGGACCAATGGTATCCAGAAGCGGCACGTTTGTTCGCATTGGCTGGTGCGGAAATCTTGTTGTACCCCACTGCGATCGGCTGGATCGATGAAGAAAAGGAAGAGTTTGGCGCGGGGCAACTCGATGCTTGGATGACCAGCATTCGAGCTCACGCGATCGCCAACGGCATCTTTGTCGGTGCACCCAACCGCGTTGGTTCAGAAGGCAGCGTGGAGTTCTGGGGGAACTCGTTCATCGTTTCACCGCGAGGAGAAATTATGCAGCGAGCCGACGACCACACCGACCAAGTCCTGACGGCGGATTGCCCACTGTATGAAATGGATGTCGTGCGAACCCATTGGCCGTTCCTCCGCGATCGCCGTGTCGATGCGTATGGCGATCTGACGAAACGCTGGATTGATTGAGACGCCCGGTGATGAATGGGAACGGACTCAAGCAAGGTGTCTCGACGTCGATTGGCTGATTCGTTGGACGCGTAACGCTAGTTGAGGACGCTCTTCTGTCTGACAGGATTTACATGATGGACATGATTTTGTAGATCGTGTGCATCCGGTTGATCCTGTCTTGGAAAGCGAGGCGTGTCGGCTTTTTAAATGCCGTTTTCTAGCATATCACTGAAGTCCAGTTCGCGGTCTGGATCCAGTTGGCGATTGAGATCGAGGTCCAATTCGCTGTTCAGTTCCATTTCACTGTCCAGGTCCGCATCACGCTGGTAGATGACTTCAGGAGCGGGCAGCGGGTTGGGACTTGGCAGCGTGTCGACGCTTGGTAAGGGTTGCGGTTGCGGAATCGCTTCGGCCTCATAGATCATCTCCATTTCATTGAACGTGTTGCCTAGGTTGGGCGACGCGATCGGATGGATTGATCCAGCGGCGTGGAACGGGTCGGTTCCGTAGATCGCTTCGACCGGTTGCAACTTTTGTGTGATACCACATTCCTTGGGTTGGCACAGACTGTCGCCGCCGATGAATTCGCCGCAGTCAATCATGCCTCCCTCCATCGTGCCGACCAATCGCAACATCGCGTCGGGCTGGATTGGACCGGGATCGATCCACAAGCCTTCCGGTGTCAGTTCCATGGTGCCCAGGTCGAGATCGAGGCCGCGGCGGACAACTTCAAAGTTGACGAAGATGTTCAACAATCCGTTTTGCGAGTCGAGCAGGTCGCTCAACGCGGAAATCGTATCGCGAGCCGCCGTCGGTCCGCTGCTGAGTCCGCGAGCGTCGCGGAAGGATCGAATGTCTTCGTTCAATTCCAATTGGCTGGCGGCGATGCGAACGGATTGGCGTCCCAGTTCAAAGTTGACTCGGTTGGCTTGCAACTGGCGAATGCTGGCTCGCAGTGTTTGCCAAATGTCATCTTCAAAGCTGTAGTAGGACCGCTTCGCTTGTTCGTACTCGATCAAGCCTTGGCGATACGTGTTGCGTTCTTGCAAGCGGGTGATGGGGGCGTCCCAACGCAATCCCAGTCGCAGTGACGTGGTGTTGTCCGATGAAAGGC
The nucleotide sequence above comes from Neorhodopirellula lusitana. Encoded proteins:
- a CDS encoding FAD-dependent oxidoreductase; the protein is MNIAVVGSGIAGTTMAWQLADHGHSVTLFEQAGKCGPIGAGILLQPSGQAVLARLGVLDEVRLKTAKISNLLAQHRSGRTLVHLPYEKVSNELFGLGVLRSHLFHILFDRCVSAGVQVREGQLIASYSATDDGVELIGKDGDKKGRFDLLIAADGSRSRLREHSGLTRSIREYPDAALWTIGPYTGPQDRLLQVVGRCGRLMGMLPVGDGRCSFFWGLKKTEEPHVRTAGLDAWKRQVIEFCPLAEEAVADIQSLDEVTYATYRNSRMRRVTQGRVAFIGDAAHATSPHLGQGLNLALVDAAVLAEQMSIHADYQDAFTAYETLRRSTTGYYSVLTGMLTPFFQTSNRVLQLGRDVSLPVMPHLPYVGKQMVYTMAGLKTGWFGVYRGE
- a CDS encoding helix-turn-helix domain-containing protein — encoded protein: MVAPTTQSVSSFALERPSLRRRRRENPVVRPVTPLFYYGRENRLAGYVCDRSVEPLLEIARPLLLVGRSGVGKTALALHLAQRIGIDTVWDSLTAETEPLATGDTPTAGVTSKVLSARVLYQPAIDFAREFASSIDSKDMPRMRARLDDAVVWVIDDLHAIADKAPAQAELAARLEARDAAGRITIVTCRRLPSEIRGLRPALVSRTLPGLTVTLHPPEGETRAAILRELVLSHLPESDPDSWRLLDGGLQSCVTVRELEAAVKQISLWCRMNESPICPEAIESAVGKINEKEEISIKSITTGVARQLGVKSSEMRSGTRRQNIVRARSLAMYLSRQLTDSSLTQIGDAFGGRDHSTVLHAIRKIESAFDEDAGLRRAADAVTERLTA
- a CDS encoding DNA repair protein → MTETTQDLESLRKRLNRIEGKRDELTVQQADLQAKLASVNGFLEIADSVTAALEQLGNDIFKRQLTLIENTMTKALQEVLEQPIVFKTNCTFKRDAASVEFLIERDGNPEDIMKGQGGSVANVVSVGLRMLAIATLDERRHRRFLVLDEQDCWLHPDLVPKLTQIVQRAGTELGFQVLMISHHDVTHFIRHADKVYRLSPDRGDGVGLEQVVADAPQEAENY
- a CDS encoding phage scaffolding protein — translated: MATQPTPARSIEQLKSEYEQLNERKIQAQTQLEEAEKQLKKLQEESEAEFGTSDIDELTKKLEEMEAENEKQRSDYQALLDQISQDLEKVESGKATPATAETDTLFDSDS
- a CDS encoding PEP-CTERM sorting domain-containing protein yields the protein MFSNFSEARHNRFLDDGTINPNYVLDHGRITGVAVEGVVLISPQHYLTSSFSEVIDPTFVTADGTRRTYTANVSSKLVLKTTLQNDFDPGDGTTLLAGSVHDSDLVLVTLDHAISAADGISPMALLSGDYYDMLGRTMIVQGQNSQAGSDTIDYIQTIKLNPVVENGADGELITVFPGAITESFVYRWDELAGGGSNDEIRLEEGDSGIGSLVDLGDKYAVTGANMGVGTFGSSVFNFNSFVTPYLDQIEAQVNADGFAITTMAVAVPEPATPLVLVVLVGLAWQTNRRRTRRQLGSQ
- the bioD gene encoding dethiobiotin synthase encodes the protein MAMNWIFVTGTGTEVGKTYYAAALARTCQQSGQRVGVYKPVASGCQRDGEGRLVAEDAVQLWQAAGQPLTLETVCPQKFAAPLAPPEAAAAEGCCIDEELLLKGLDAFQPHDAFQPHEVPSQAFDTLIIEGAGGLFSPISDTWLNIDFILKAKSLHPIEVILVAANRLGVQHEIIATTRAAQASGLTIDRIILNTIHPDDSTDTNATELAKWIDTPIQT
- a CDS encoding carbon-nitrogen hydrolase, translating into MTLSQKTSSGTVSSGSVRLSLVQMRDAGSKDKSIEAATQWIEEAAAGGSQVICLQELFATCYPCQAEDHAMFDLAESIPGPTTEALSQVAKRLEVVIVAPMFERRAPGVYHNTVAVIDADGSIAGVYRKMHIPDDPLYYEKFYFTPGDAARRGEGIGEDRPNGFNVIQTRYAKLGVGICWDQWYPEAARLFALAGAEILLYPTAIGWIDEEKEEFGAGQLDAWMTSIRAHAIANGIFVGAPNRVGSEGSVEFWGNSFIVSPRGEIMQRADDHTDQVLTADCPLYEMDVVRTHWPFLRDRRVDAYGDLTKRWID